tattaaaaatgtgaGTGCagtttaatcaaatttaaaatttttaaaaaattgttttataatttttatcagttttccCTCCAAAGCTTCATTAATTGAAAACTTAGTGTGCTCCTAATCCAACTAAATTACTCTAGTATTTGctaaaatatttgttggttTTAGCTCCAGATATAGTTGAAAATACGccccaaaaaactaaaactattaCTGAATCATTGAAAACAGTATCAACTCCTACAGATATTGCAGGATCCAGTAAGCAACAAAAAGTGCTAACATCTGTTAATGATATAACACCCTATCATAAGCGGTTTCTAAATAGTGCAGgtacatattaatttttaataggtATTCGATAAAAACTTGTTTTGCTTTAAAAGTTGCATTTAATTTAAGAGTTTAGATACACTTAATTTCGAAAACTTTCCTACCATGTTTacagaattatattattttagaaaaattcagtCAAGTAACTCctgtgaataaaataatgaaacaattcAGAGAAAGTAATTTGAACGAAAGCCGCAATGCGAAAGAGACTAAGGAATATAACTTACCTCCGCCATGGACTTTTGTAAAAACACCAGAAACTCCTCTCGGGGCATTTTTAACACCAAACCCCTCTCCCGGTCTTAGAAAACAGTGGGAGTATTGGCTGGAACAATTTCCCGATAAACCTTCACCCAAAAGTAACAAAAGTACGGTAAgccttttttttattaaaaattacatactTTCACGAAAATTGATACTCATACCGTTAATTTGAATGTTTAGCCTTTGTCTGAGATAAAACGTCAATTAGCTGCAAAAGTATCCAAAATTGGAAACTACAAATTGAATTTCGAAGAAGGTGGAGAACAATctcaagaaaatgttgaaaatacagACACAGAACTAGATCCAGAAGTAAGATTAACTTCATTATTATTCTATAAATACTTATCTCAACAAAATGGTCATCTTAAATTCtacctaattatttttttataaattatttgttggcTTTGTACTGTTATTTCTTTATTACAGATTTCAGTAAGTGAAGCAGACAAAACACCAGATAATCAAGAATTGGCCAGTAGGCTTCAGCAACTAGAAGATATGTTGAGCGCTAGTGGAAGAAGGCCaagtagaaattttcaaaataccatCACTGCACCGGgtaatattccaattattttataatataataatgtcaTATTCCAAATATCTCATATAACTCCTTTGATGTTTCAGCTGCACCTGAATCACTGAATTCTCAACCTTGTACTGTAGGATGGGACTTTAGGTCTCAAGAGGTGAGAAAAATTCTACTTATTATTGTAATTGTGAATCTTGAggtttctaaaatttcagtacaatCAGCCGACAGAtgtatcgaaaatattttcactttctgGTATTACTGACGATATAGAAAGAGCGAGAATGGTAAATCAATTAGAACAATTAGGTGGTACAGTTTCCAGTTTAGCAAATTACGATCCTTCTTGTACCCACTTACTTTGTCCGAAACCTGCtagaaatgaaaaatctttATCTTGTATGGCCGccggaaaatatattttacatatatcTTATTTAGAACACTCATTAAAAGCGAAAAGATTTTTAAATGTAGGTTTCCATTGTGTATTTCCATCATATTTAACCTCTAAGAGTGGTAACTAAAAATTTTAGGAGGAGGAATTTGAGTTCGGTAATCCAAAATCAATGGGAAAGTTTTCCATCCCGCACGATAAAGATACGGAAACTAGAATGCAAAGGATGCATTGGTGGCGAAAGGAGGTAGCTCGACGGGGTTATGGGGCTTTTAACGATATGAGAGCCATTGTAGTCGCTATTAAACGAGATCCTATTGTTAGAGTCATCGAGGCTGGAGGTGGTGTTGTTGTAGATATAAAGTAAGTGAGAAATTAGTTGTAATGTACCcgtcaaatgaaatatttatattttagacCTCCTTTCGAAGACACCATTCATGCCACACATTGTCTTATAGAACAACGAAGTGTGGAAAATTTCTCGGACTACATTCCTCTTGCTAAACAAGGGATTTATTTGGTAAATACAGTGTATATAAGTGATCACTTGCATAATCCAAACAAAGATATAAGAGATTgtattttaccatatttttctaAGTATTATTCTAGaaattaagtataaaaaaagtgattttcaaacatgtaattatttttttataaataccgGAGTTTTATTATCCTTTCCATTCTCAACATCAGCGTCAGGGATAAAGAAATTACTCTACAGATCTTTTTCAATAGCTGACCTATAAAAGGTACCATTAAATTGAGTGCACACTCTTTTTTTAATGAGTGTGCACTCATTATAGTGATTAGATCTCATacaatttgtttgaaaaatgtataaaaaagctgtataacaaaaaattgaaattgtgaataaaaaatacagttatagattgaaaaaaattggtttattcaatttatcaaaaaataaaaattgtttcacaaaacataaataaatatttcactggTAATGATATAcctttacaatttatttttatacttaatGTTAACATATAACTTTGAACTGCAAAAATACTTTACAAATTGGTCATATGAatgttttttgttgaattttattaatattttttaagataaacTGGAACTGCTATAAGCACTGCTGTTGTCATCTTGATCGGTCACATTTAGTTGTTTCACTGTTAGTTCGTTTAATTCATCATCTACAAAAGAAATTAAgagattttcaattattaactATAACATATAGTCTaaataattacataataaacaatattttataaagtaatattaatatcttttttaatagtCCAATTAGCTATTCATCTAAATACTTCTTTCTATTATAAGAAAATAGGCCAACAAACATTCCCTCTTCAATTTGTCTCGCTGAGTTTGGGGAATTTCTCTTAATCATAAACAAATCCACTGCCGCAAAGATGCATGAATTTAAAATCGCCACACATTTTCCAAGAACGTTCACTGTATGTTTTTCAAGAAGAAATCTCATATTTTCTCAAGTCTCTTTTATTTCATAACTAACAGCAGGCGGCACTGAAGTTCATTTCCATTATGCAGCAACTAGTTTTTGAGAAGTCAATGAACAATTgctaataattcaaattttaataaattcattataacAATGAACCAAATTACTCTGTTTACCATTTAGTTTCAATGTTGATCATTACACaatgtgaaataattcaattgacCATATCCAAGTTGAATCTAATAATAAACTAAAccataaaaaagaatataatcGTTAATAAGTTTACCGGATTCATAATAGTCAGATTGGGGTTCCCTAGGTGACAATTTACAACCACGTGCTAAGTATGATTTTAGCCTGTCTTTGGCGGCTAAAACAAGACCTAAAAACGGCGGGGAAGGATCCATGGGTCTTGATAAATATTCTGGATGATATTGCACAGCTACATAATATGGGTGATTCTCTAATTCCAGAATTTCCATTCTCTTCTGTTCTATATCAACACCTGCAAAGTATACAAATAGATCTTTAATTGTACTACTTGCACCATACAAAAAAGTAGAAGATGCTTCATTTTTAAGTTGAATTACTGGTTCCAAACACATACCTACAAAATTCATGCCcttatcttcaaaatgttcaatataTTCAGGATTAACTTCATATCTATGCCTATGCCTTTCATCTATTTGATCCTTACTACCATACaaactttctaaaaaaaattcataacagaAAACTTCacataaaaaagtaattaacaCTTACTAAGAATACTGTTAGGTTTTCTAAAGACAGTAGTTCTTTTTCCCAATCTCATGGTACCTCCCATTTCACCGGTATTATGTTCAGGCATATCAATAACTACAGAGTGTGTAGTATCTTCATTAACTTCTGTGGAATTGGCGTTTTCTAAGTTTAATACATTTCTAGCAAATTCAATCACTGCTGCTTGGAATCCCAAACAAATACCTAAGAAAGGCTTATCGTTGATTCTACACCATTTACAAGCTTCAATCTTGCCTTCTACACCTCTTTTTCCAAATCCTCCAGGGACTACTACACCACTGTGAAACGATACATTTTAACACCAGTTTACTATCAATCCTTCCCCAATTATACACACATAGTAACAACTGTGTAATTGTTAGAAATAGGaaagtttgttttcaaaatgacATTTTGGACTgattatttctgaaatatttagataatagTAAAGAATGTAATCAAATACTTACTCGCAAACACACAAATTATGCCAAGCATTGTGATATGAAGCAGGATCGTCTGTTAGCATGCTAGTTTCTAAAGTTGATgcttcaataaatttcaaattaattttgaatccaACTTTATTTCCAGCATGTCTCAAAGCTTTAGTAATGGAAGTATAGGAATCTTCAAGTCTGGTGTATTTTCCTACAATTCCTATTGTTATTTCATGTTTTAGGTTAGACATTCTATCTCCAAGTTCTATCCAcggtttcatatattttctaatatgtGGTAAAGGAGTAATGCCCAACTGTAGTCTTCTGCATAGGAATTCTGCCATACCGTGATTTTCCATAAACACTGGCACTTCATAGACAGATGCTAAATCTGGTATACtaataatctaaaaaaaattgttcaaaaaagtCTTTCACCATTATGATTGTTCAACATAAAATATGTTAAACAACtataaaacattataataacatagttattaaaatatttattgatacgTCGAAACTCCTTAAATTTCACGACTAAGATATAAAaggtcaaaaaattaaaattaaggatgttaatgattttaaaatcgTTTCTTATGTTTCAACATCGAGCTTAAGGAAACTTACAACCTTCATAGAAACAGCAGATAATGACAACAGACATCAACACAAAGGACAGGAGcaataaaaagttttccaatACAACTggatgaaaaaaaagtaatgagCTTAGAACAGAttcaaagttatgtatatcttggGGTGTTTATCAAGCAGAGGTAGAATTATGgctaagaaaaacaaataacaaaatatggAATGTATTTGGAGGAGAACTGAAAAAATAAGATCCAAAAGAATAGAGCGGCGGGGAATACCAGATTTAAgagcaacaaaaataaatgatggacACAGATCAAagaggaacaagaaaaaaaggaaaaccaTGGAAAATATGTTATACAGAGGTGATGGAACacctaagagagagagagaaaggtATTCAGGACTGGAAaattaaagcaaaaaataggaaagagtgTAAAGTATCACTTCCAAGCTATTGGCGTTAAATGCCTGCatgtatatttttacatataaagACAACGTGGGTGGATCAAAATCACTCTAAGCCCCATATTTTTCACCATCAATGATGCCAGAttatactttttcaatatagGCAATGAACTGCATGATTTGAGAGCCCAAATCATATTTGTACTATCTCTCAAAATAGTTCTGATGATAGAAATAAAGTGCCATATACTAGTGAAGACATTTAGGCGATATCTGGCATAAAATGAACTGTTTTAGTAGTCTATTTTGGTTTCCCAAGTCGTTAATAATTTAGTTGGGTCCGCCTCGTCCACATATTCACCAACACTATAGTTTGTTGTTAAATGCACTGTGAACTGCTGTACAAACACTCGACACCCACATATTTTGCTGTTTGTAGCTATGCAGCTCATGTCTGAATCGACATACTTTCATATGTAGAGCAATAGCTCTTCCTTACTCTTCTCGTTAACCTTGAAGAAAAGGCTGATCTTTTCCTCTTTGCAGTAAGGTGCTAAAATGACTATTGTCATATACTGAGAAATTCACCCACAATGATTCTGGTGGTCTGTCTTGTCTTTTCCACTTAATGTCTGCCTTACCTAACCTAATGTTAGCATAATCCAAATAATATAGTAACTCATTTTTCGAGTTTTCATCTTTGATATCTCAAAGTGTAGGGATTTCTTTATTTTCCTATACACCCAGGGATGGACTCTATTAGAAACCACGGTCAAATTTAGGGGCCACCGAAATTGTAATCTCCCCCTTTTATGTATTTCATAACTTACTTGTTCTGGAGCAACATGACAGAAGTTGGAGATTTTATCCTTAACACTTTGTCCAATAGGCTGTTCTGACCTACAAACAATTATATCTGGAGACAAACCTAAACCTCTTAATTCTCTAACGGAAGACTGAGTTGGTTTTGTTTTATGTTCTCCTGTAGTTTTTGGTTGCGGAACAAGAGAGACATGAGCAACACAGAAATTCTCTCTTTTCACTCTAAACTGGAACTGCCTGAATGCTTCCACAAATGCCATGCTTTCAATATCACCAACTATTCCACCCAATTCTATTATACATACTTCTGGTGTTTTTCCAGTGGCAGAAACTGGTTTTTGGGCCACTCTTTCCACCCATTCTTGGATTGCATCAGTTATATGGGGcacaactataaaaaaatattttcaagtatttgaattgaataaaatatttggaattttacCTTGAACTGTCTTCCCAAGATAATCACCATGTCTTTCCTTATCTATAACGTGTTTATAAATTTTCCCTGTGGTAATATTGTTCTCTTTATGtaatgttatatttaaaaaacgttCATAATTTCCCAAATCTAAATCAACTTCCCCACCATCATCCAAAACATAAACTTCTCCTGAAATgcataaaacattttgaaattaaaccTATTTTTTACGACTTAGAGATGTAATATGATTAACATAATTTAAGAATAATGACccgaaaaaaatatactttactCTCAGTATTTGCAACAACTCATGAATTTACAGGTTAAGTTAAGATATTAAAACTGAtaataaacttataaataattttacgaattattttataacacaATGGTGTTAGCTTTTTTACCATGCTCGTAAGGAGAAAATGTTCCAGCATCTAAATTAATATATGGATCAATTTTTATGGATGTTACTTCTATTCCACAACATTTTAATATAGCCCCGAATGAACTTGATATGACACCTTTTCCTATACCACTAATAACACCCCCTGTTACTAAaatgtatttcatttttgtaatgAAACTATGGAATTGCACGTGTTTACGTAGAAGACCGCCAATGCTGAAAAGTGACCATATCTAGAATTTACGTCTACGGCATAGTTGCCACTAACACAGAATATCCAACAATCACacaattattggaaaataaaaacaggaatgGATTCAGGAGGTTCGTACTACCCCTTTACACAATATACAAATACTAGTTATTCCCTTGTTTATAAGATGTTGACTGATCCAGAAAATTAAACCTATAaactattagaaatttttttctcacatGAATATGACGTTTTATAACCTTGACGGTTAATTCCTATAAATAATTACTTATTTTTGGCTACGTGGAACCATCATTAAATAATTGCGAACGTTAAATAGTCTAATAATATTCTCATAATCCAGAAagtgattttgatttttatatattgattttctaacaggtgtttcaaaatatatttaaagcaGGACCGGTTTGGccaatatttactaaaaaataaatctaataatatattgttattggttattctaaaaaaaaattatatctgaTGTAGTCCACAGACCGAGTAAAACTTTAACAAGAATTACTAGTCAATTAATTTTGCGATTCTGTaaatgaatatttctgttttttgtaaattaaacatgaattcgaaaaaataacTGCACTCATGCTATTGTTTATTGTATGTATGATGAGATATTATGCAGATTTCAAAATTATAGACCTTTGTCCTAAAGATAGGCATTTAATTtctaaaagaaatttaaaatgaacGGAAAAAGCACCtaaagatttattttcaaacttccatcactttaatttttttctactctCTTGCCCTAAAATTACGTATAGCTAAACTTTAAAAAAGCCCATTAGACTTCTTCTTtcttaataacaaattaaaacatAGCTTTAAGAGCCGGTTGTAGCAGTTCCGTCTCGCCAGTAATGCaatattaagaaattgtatCTGCAGCGTCCAGATGTTGTTGcgcagaggacgaaacctctatccacattctctcgaagtgtgagacACTAAGAAACCCCAGAGTATTACACcagggagcgtatgaaatagaagtcGAACATCTTTGGTAGTTAGAGCCATTCATTTCAGTAACACAGCAAAAAAGGGGAGACTATAGATCCTTCGGGTGCaaatggtatatatatatacatacaaggtcgataaaattagaatttgttATCTCATTAATTCCTGTATTATGAGAAACTTACCGTGTTCCCAAGGAGAAAAAGTTCCAGCATCACAATTTAGATACGGATCAATTTTCATGCAAGTTACttcaaaattcaaagtttttagTATGGCTCCTATACAGCTTGTTATAATTCCTTTCCCTACGCCACTGATAGTACCTCCggttattaaaatatacttcatGCTTTGTAGtctattaatttaaatgaaattaatcagtctgaaaacttattaatttgATAAGCAAAATAATTAAATGGATTTTAATAAGAAGTGACCATTGGTGGTTCctgttgaaaatataatatgcCTACTACTGAATTATTTTGGTCTTTTGATATCAAAATAcacaataaaaagtttatacttagtaataattgaaaataaaattttacacaaaagaAATCATCAAATGGTCATGAATCGTCAAATTCAAAGTcgaaaatttttcgtttcaataataaattggttacataaataaaattaattcataataaaattaaagaaaaaacaggTAATGAATGTATGTATGTACCTTACGTTTCTTAAAAGAAGTTCACTATTAGATTGATCACACTGAAATAAAACTAATAGAT
This DNA window, taken from Diorhabda sublineata isolate icDioSubl1.1 chromosome 4, icDioSubl1.1, whole genome shotgun sequence, encodes the following:
- the LOC130443603 gene encoding CTP synthase 1; amino-acid sequence: MKYILVTGGVISGIGKGVISSSFGAILKCCGIEVTSIKIDPYINLDAGTFSPYEHGEVYVLDDGGEVDLDLGNYERFLNITLHKENNITTGKIYKHVIDKERHGDYLGKTVQVVPHITDAIQEWVERVAQKPVSATGKTPEVCIIELGGIVGDIESMAFVEAFRQFQFRVKRENFCVAHVSLVPQPKTTGEHKTKPTQSSVRELRGLGLSPDIIVCRSEQPIGQSVKDKISNFCHVAPEQIISIPDLASVYEVPVFMENHGMAEFLCRRLQLGITPLPHIRKYMKPWIELGDRMSNLKHEITIGIVGKYTRLEDSYTSITKALRHAGNKVGFKINLKFIEASTLETSMLTDDPASYHNAWHNLCVCDGVVVPGGFGKRGVEGKIEACKWCRINDKPFLGICLGFQAAVIEFARNVLNLENANSTEVNEDTTHSVVIDMPEHNTGEMGGTMRLGKRTTVFRKPNSILKSLYGSKDQIDERHRHRYEVNPEYIEHFEDKGMNFVGVDIEQKRMEILELENHPYYVAVQYHPEYLSRPMDPSPPFLGLVLAAKDRLKSYLARGCKLSPREPQSDYYESDDELNELTVKQLNVTDQDDNSSAYSSSSLS